A single genomic interval of Peromyscus leucopus breed LL Stock chromosome 7, UCI_PerLeu_2.1, whole genome shotgun sequence harbors:
- the Angptl8 gene encoding LOW QUALITY PROTEIN: angiopoietin-like protein 8 (The sequence of the model RefSeq protein was modified relative to this genomic sequence to represent the inferred CDS: inserted 1 base in 1 codon), translated as MAVLPLCLLWALTAAAQSAPVAPPGGPEPAQYEELTLLFHGALQLGQALNGVYRATEARLTEAGRSLGLFDRALGLLGTEVSHGRDATQELRTSLSEIQVEEDVLHLXAETTALSLGEVARAQQALRDTVRRLQVRLRGAWLGQAHQEFETLKARADKQSHVLWALTGHIQRQQREIAQQQQWLRQIQERLHTAALPA; from the exons ATGGCTgtgctccctctctgcctcctgtgggcCTTAACGGCAGCAGCGCAGTCTGCCCCAGTGGCCCCTCCGGGGGGCCCGGAGCCGGCTCAATATGAAGAGCTGACCCTGCTCTTTCATGGGGCGCTACAGCTAGGCCAGGCCCTCAACGGGGTCTACAGAGCCACAGAGGCACGCCTGACAGAAGCTGGCCGCAGCCTGGGCCTCTTTGACCGAGCACTGGGACTCCTGGGCACAGAGGTCAGTCACGGCCGGGATGCGACCCAGGAGCTACGCACCAGCTTGTCGGAGATTCAG GTAGAAGAGGATGTCTTACACC AAGCAGAGACCACAGCCCTGTCGCTGGGAGAAGTGGCCCGGGCCCAGCAAGCTCTGCGGGACACTGTACGGAGACTCCAAGTGCGGCTGAGAGGGGCCTGGCTGGGCCAGGCCCACCAAGAATTTGAGACCTTAAAG GCTCGAGCCGACAAACAGAGCCACGTTTTATGGGCGCTCACGGGCCACATTCAGCGGCAGCAGAGGGAGATAGCCCAGCAACAGCAGTGGCTGCGGcagatccaggagag GCTCCACACGGCAGCCCTCCCGGCCTGA